A part of Leptospira neocaledonica genomic DNA contains:
- a CDS encoding SpoIIE family protein phosphatase, with protein sequence MTSITIKPEILIIDDDRDVGEALEILLSKLGYNSTFFDSVEKGKEYFEKESNPIVFLDIHMPKTSGLDVLPYFKNLNPATQVIMMTGERDINNVVTSLTYKASDFLLKPFSLQTVRIAVQRALDYYTLLKEKEARDENILRDLRLASKIQKKILSVPVISPLEVIVDNTPASFVSGDFYVLSKIENKVMVLLGDIEDHGVTSGLIGLLMTSIAREVYKEDQNPSNVLKRMNLELAQEIGTHSLTAAVAVIDLEKKTICYARGGHPFPVLYQAAGQKLLNEKSGQLLGIMDNLEFESHEISYETGDVLFLYSDGLLNSLSSPLFKELEDVRKKDLGIEEYQEAIRTFSKVSLPTREFRDDSSYLLLRL encoded by the coding sequence ATGACATCAATTACGATTAAGCCTGAAATTCTGATCATAGACGACGATCGGGACGTAGGAGAGGCCTTGGAAATTCTTCTCTCCAAATTAGGTTATAATTCTACTTTTTTCGATTCAGTGGAGAAGGGTAAGGAATATTTCGAAAAAGAATCCAACCCGATCGTCTTTTTGGACATCCATATGCCGAAAACCAGCGGGTTGGACGTCCTACCTTATTTCAAAAATTTGAATCCTGCGACCCAAGTCATTATGATGACTGGCGAAAGGGATATCAATAATGTGGTGACTTCTCTTACCTATAAGGCTTCCGATTTTCTTTTAAAACCATTCTCTCTCCAGACAGTACGTATCGCAGTCCAAAGAGCATTGGATTATTATACTTTACTAAAGGAGAAGGAAGCGAGAGACGAAAATATCCTCCGAGATCTGAGACTTGCCTCTAAGATCCAAAAAAAGATCCTTTCGGTCCCGGTAATTTCTCCTTTAGAAGTGATAGTGGACAATACTCCGGCGTCTTTCGTGAGTGGGGATTTTTACGTTCTTTCTAAAATAGAGAACAAGGTAATGGTCCTACTCGGAGATATCGAAGATCATGGAGTGACTTCCGGACTTATCGGGCTTCTCATGACAAGCATTGCAAGAGAGGTGTATAAAGAAGACCAGAACCCTTCTAATGTTCTGAAAAGAATGAACCTGGAACTTGCTCAAGAGATAGGAACTCATAGTTTGACTGCTGCGGTTGCCGTGATCGATCTGGAAAAAAAGACGATCTGTTATGCAAGGGGAGGTCATCCTTTCCCGGTTTTATACCAGGCAGCCGGACAAAAACTTTTGAATGAAAAATCGGGCCAGTTACTTGGGATTATGGACAATCTGGAATTCGAATCTCATGAGATCTCTTATGAGACTGGGGATGTTTTGTTCTTATACAGCGACGGATTATTAAATAGTCTATCCAGTCCACTATTCAAAGAGCTGGAAGATGTCCGCAAAAAAGATTTAGGGATAGAAGAATACCAAGAAGCGATCCGAACTTTTAGTAAGGTAAGTTTGCCTACTAGAGAATTTCGAGACGATTCCAGTTATCTATTATTAAGGCTCTAA
- the pyk gene encoding pyruvate kinase produces MFSPEKKTKMVCTIGPSSSDENTITALLRAGMDIARMNFSHGTHEVHKKVFETLRKCESESGVPLGIMADLQGPKIRTGKLRVPQIELEKGNKIRLLPDAEYLGDSEAVGTTYPAMIEDLRSGDKLLVDDGKLVLEVESKSSKEAVLKVIIGGILKSNKGINLPGTPISAPALSEKDLLDLKFALNLGVDYVALSFVRRASDLELAREMMRGTQTGLIAKIERPEAIRNIDEILEAADGIMIARGDLGVEVETERVPVLQKELIYKANRAGKPVITATQMLESMVDNPRPTRAEASDVANAVMDGTDAVMLSGESASGKYPVESAEMMAKILRETENLDRIYEIHWNLKKSELEIERAALGSAAREIAHSINAKAIVNFTRSGYSALITSEMRPKVPILSFTPYLATARKMKLYRGVQPYVMPFMETFFDMIRFMETRLPEDGMLTPGDIVVILSGAPGGEAKSVDFLQIYKIR; encoded by the coding sequence ATGTTTAGCCCGGAAAAAAAAACCAAAATGGTCTGTACCATTGGTCCTTCTTCCTCAGATGAAAATACTATCACCGCACTTCTCCGAGCCGGAATGGACATCGCGAGAATGAATTTCTCTCACGGCACTCACGAAGTTCACAAAAAAGTTTTTGAAACTTTGCGAAAATGCGAATCCGAGTCCGGCGTTCCTCTCGGCATCATGGCGGATCTGCAGGGACCAAAAATCAGAACCGGAAAACTCCGGGTTCCCCAAATCGAATTAGAAAAGGGAAACAAGATCAGACTTTTACCCGACGCGGAATACTTAGGAGATTCCGAGGCGGTCGGCACTACCTACCCTGCCATGATAGAAGATCTTCGTTCGGGAGACAAACTATTAGTAGATGACGGTAAACTCGTACTAGAAGTCGAATCCAAATCAAGCAAAGAAGCCGTTTTGAAAGTTATAATAGGAGGAATTCTAAAAAGCAACAAAGGAATTAATTTGCCCGGAACTCCTATCTCTGCACCTGCACTTTCCGAAAAAGATCTACTCGATCTGAAGTTTGCACTCAATTTAGGAGTGGATTACGTCGCATTAAGTTTTGTAAGAAGGGCCTCAGACTTGGAACTAGCCAGGGAAATGATGAGAGGAACCCAAACAGGACTCATTGCCAAAATAGAAAGACCTGAAGCAATCCGTAATATAGATGAAATTTTAGAAGCTGCAGACGGGATTATGATCGCGAGAGGAGACCTTGGAGTAGAAGTAGAAACGGAAAGAGTCCCAGTTTTACAAAAAGAACTCATCTATAAAGCGAATCGCGCAGGGAAACCGGTAATCACCGCCACTCAAATGTTAGAATCTATGGTCGATAACCCGAGACCGACTAGAGCAGAAGCAAGCGATGTTGCAAATGCGGTCATGGATGGAACGGATGCAGTCATGTTATCCGGCGAATCTGCGAGCGGAAAATACCCTGTGGAATCTGCCGAAATGATGGCAAAGATCCTGAGAGAAACCGAAAACTTGGATCGTATTTATGAGATCCATTGGAACTTAAAAAAATCCGAATTAGAAATAGAAAGAGCTGCCTTAGGTTCCGCCGCAAGAGAAATCGCACATAGCATCAACGCAAAAGCAATTGTGAATTTTACAAGAAGCGGATATTCAGCACTCATCACTTCGGAGATGAGACCCAAGGTCCCTATCCTTTCTTTTACTCCTTATTTAGCTACAGCAAGAAAGATGAAATTGTATCGAGGTGTACAGCCTTATGTTATGCCATTCATGGAAACTTTTTTCGATATGATCCGTTTTATGGAAACTAGACTTCCCGAAGACGGGATGCTTACTCCCGGAGATATAGTGGTCATTCTTTCCGGAGCGCCTGGAGGAGAAGCCAAGTCCGTAGACTTTTTACAAATTTATAAAATACGATAA
- a CDS encoding histone deacetylase family protein: MDLGPHVFPARKYAMIYNQVKEDPKLSSLPALQPAPVGEEELSLVHTPEFISDFMNLRYTDRTMYSELPLNQTMVRSFCLGVGGTILATEMTENYKYVYHIGGGFHHSMPDRAEGFCYLNDAAIATKLYLQKYPERKVLFIDLDLHQGNGNARIFQGDPSVWTFSMHQEELYPKKEKSNLDIPLDNGTGDKMYLSCLGEGLEKIRKEFKPDLIYYFAGADPFEDDSLGDLKLTFDGLKARDKMVKTFADSLDIPVVIMPAGGYARNFHDTVRIHFNTIRVFASLI, encoded by the coding sequence ATGGACCTGGGTCCCCACGTATTCCCCGCACGTAAATACGCAATGATATACAATCAAGTCAAGGAAGATCCTAAACTTTCTTCTTTGCCTGCCCTCCAACCGGCCCCGGTCGGAGAGGAAGAATTAAGCCTAGTCCATACTCCAGAATTCATTTCCGATTTTATGAATTTGAGATATACGGATCGGACCATGTATTCAGAACTTCCTCTCAACCAAACCATGGTCAGAAGTTTTTGCCTAGGAGTGGGAGGGACCATTCTCGCAACCGAGATGACCGAAAATTATAAATATGTGTATCATATTGGCGGCGGATTCCATCATAGTATGCCGGACCGAGCAGAAGGTTTCTGCTATCTGAACGACGCTGCCATCGCGACGAAACTTTATCTGCAAAAATATCCGGAACGAAAGGTTTTATTTATAGATCTGGATCTTCACCAAGGAAACGGGAACGCCAGAATTTTCCAAGGAGATCCTTCCGTTTGGACTTTTTCTATGCACCAAGAAGAGTTATATCCTAAAAAAGAGAAGTCCAATTTGGATATACCTTTGGACAACGGAACGGGCGATAAAATGTATCTTTCTTGTTTGGGGGAAGGTTTGGAAAAGATCCGAAAAGAATTTAAACCGGATCTGATCTATTATTTTGCGGGCGCAGATCCTTTCGAGGATGATTCTCTCGGGGATTTGAAACTTACTTTCGATGGGTTGAAGGCAAGGGATAAAATGGTAAAAACTTTCGCGGATTCTTTGGATATTCCTGTGGTAATCATGCCCGCAGGAGGTTATGCCAGGAATTTCCACGATACTGTACGTATTCATTTTAATACGATCAGGGTTTTCGCCTCCTTAATTTAA
- a CDS encoding ribonuclease D: protein MASNRANNKPDLFPGDLSEERLKEYLEDDHLAVDCEMMGLNPRRDRLCVVQICDSKNRVSLVQILPNQTEAPRLKKLFENPDIIKVFHFARMDTLFLRYRLGILTKGIFCTKIGSKLARTYTDRHGLKDIIREFFDETLDKKNQSSDWGAQTLTKDQIDYASGDVLFLISLSQKLTQILIREGRYELAQEAFHCLPVFNQIDWLQMENLFEH, encoded by the coding sequence ATGGCATCTAACCGCGCGAACAATAAACCCGATCTGTTTCCGGGGGATCTTTCCGAAGAAAGACTGAAGGAATATTTAGAAGACGATCATTTGGCAGTAGATTGTGAAATGATGGGTTTAAATCCCAGAAGAGATCGTCTTTGCGTGGTCCAGATCTGTGATTCCAAAAATCGCGTGAGCCTGGTTCAAATTTTACCGAACCAAACAGAGGCACCTCGGCTTAAAAAATTATTCGAAAATCCTGATATTATCAAGGTATTCCATTTTGCCAGGATGGATACTCTGTTCTTAAGATACAGACTTGGGATTTTGACCAAAGGGATTTTCTGTACAAAGATCGGATCTAAACTTGCACGCACTTATACGGATAGACATGGTCTGAAAGATATTATTAGAGAATTTTTCGACGAGACTTTGGACAAAAAGAATCAATCTTCCGATTGGGGTGCCCAAACTCTTACTAAGGATCAGATTGATTATGCATCGGGAGATGTTTTGTTTCTAATTTCTCTCTCCCAAAAACTCACTCAGATACTCATCAGAGAAGGAAGATATGAACTCGCCCAAGAGGCGTTCCACTGTCTTCCGGTATTCAATCAGATCGATTGGCTTCAAATGGAGAATTTATTCGAACATTGA
- a CDS encoding DNA-binding protein produces MDPEILTEKVATQNKKFLVDLKRNENGYYLKVSEWSNSKKSSIFIPAEGVGKMIEVLRKFQDLIQDGDITDIPPSRN; encoded by the coding sequence TTGGACCCCGAAATCCTAACGGAGAAGGTCGCAACCCAGAACAAAAAGTTTCTGGTAGATCTAAAACGGAACGAGAACGGATACTATTTAAAAGTTTCCGAATGGTCCAATAGTAAAAAATCTTCCATATTCATTCCGGCAGAAGGTGTCGGAAAGATGATTGAGGTATTGCGTAAATTCCAAGACCTGATACAGGATGGAGATATTACGGACATCCCTCCCTCTCGGAATTAG
- a CDS encoding tetratricopeptide repeat protein, protein MLSEEVSKPEYEKADKLIENQDYKSALKILLEYEKKKPDDDVLLFKIGFSYFRLEEDQKALLYFEKAIRTNPKVAKYYDYYGATFYFSGKIDEAEKQFLKCVELDPKNPMATGMLGAIYAEKGQLSKAKDYFLKALEIDPEDLRANYSLAGIYFSEGDLVKSQKYFEICYKLDPENYATVSYLIENLYRQEKFEEAEKYKRRLLQIRNSSKDPRITNLKYFRFDTFPIKEFVIVAQESFSKTGDLYYYYVFSVFDKSGKHLKNINLESSAILKENGLKYIIGMDLIEDGNSKHSTSNIAYPELPTYFELKSVLTEILEGKVKFPYSSSASPK, encoded by the coding sequence GTGCTTTCGGAGGAGGTTTCCAAACCGGAATATGAAAAAGCAGACAAGCTGATCGAAAATCAGGATTATAAATCTGCATTAAAGATCCTACTCGAATACGAAAAGAAAAAGCCGGATGATGACGTTTTACTTTTTAAAATCGGTTTCAGTTATTTCCGCCTGGAAGAAGATCAAAAAGCGTTATTATATTTTGAAAAAGCGATCAGAACTAATCCGAAGGTAGCGAAATATTATGATTATTACGGAGCCACTTTTTATTTTTCCGGAAAAATCGACGAGGCAGAAAAACAATTCTTAAAATGTGTAGAATTGGATCCGAAAAACCCAATGGCAACGGGTATGCTCGGTGCTATATATGCCGAAAAAGGGCAATTATCCAAGGCAAAGGATTATTTTTTAAAGGCCTTGGAAATCGACCCTGAAGATCTGAGGGCTAATTATAGTCTTGCAGGTATTTACTTTAGCGAAGGAGATTTGGTCAAGTCTCAGAAATATTTCGAGATCTGTTATAAGTTAGATCCCGAAAATTACGCTACCGTTAGCTATTTAATAGAAAACTTATATAGACAGGAGAAATTCGAAGAAGCGGAAAAATATAAGAGACGCCTACTTCAGATCAGGAATTCTTCCAAAGATCCTCGTATCACTAATCTTAAATATTTTCGTTTCGATACATTTCCGATCAAAGAGTTTGTGATCGTTGCTCAAGAAAGTTTTTCTAAAACCGGCGATCTGTATTATTATTATGTTTTTTCAGTTTTCGATAAAAGTGGAAAACATCTAAAAAATATTAATTTAGAATCCTCGGCAATACTAAAGGAAAACGGGCTGAAATATATTATAGGAATGGATCTTATTGAGGACGGAAATTCCAAACATTCCACCTCGAATATTGCATATCCCGAATTACCTACTTATTTCGAATTAAAATCAGTTTTAACTGAAATATTGGAAGGTAAGGTAAAATTTCCGTATAGTTCTTCTGCCAGTCCTAAATGA
- a CDS encoding glycoside hydrolase family 36 protein: MKAVLRTRIYEEEQKSQFEFPVGKAETKSDCGNYKFSFKLVKSQGKSTYAPVLEWIAERRPPAGLELLTLEWELPSHGIKEGRIFRHGYQSWSLSASENLQDSDISPKLGFLQFSQENIYSEHAGEEGNWISEAYVILLPKNEDSKFFAGAVSKGEEGVKFKILTSPSSKKTVEHFFDGDIRVVYDFHRFEDFKGNKLPLTQIRVSKFTGDEAIFIKNFFAELAKNLKVKLPETQVPTGWCSWYHYYTKISEKIILQNLKELRSKNLGLKVFQIDDGYQAEIGDWLETNDRFPGGMGLLAEAIRSEKLMPGIWLAPFLVRKKSKFFQKFPEAVLKDRDGNPVPALWNPNWGVDYTYSLDVTHPASKEFLATVFKTIVKEYGYKYLKLDFLYSALLPGWTYDRSVSPHTRYADAIKFIRKVVGKDIFILGCGAPMLPSIGLFDAMRISCDVAPFWYREKSRILVKDRNGLCTERALINDITRASMHRTLWLNDPDCLLVRKKKNSMTEAQTKIMASIMSVSGGMLFVSDDLSLVNEDRLELLQKSLALQSKCRSKTPLPVGLGTEFFPSALYNPSGYLGIWNPSDEKKEISLSLFFPWDKKNSIDYWTGKKPDSLEIDSRKKILKIEMEPWSTVVLHSGKLS; this comes from the coding sequence ATGAAAGCAGTTTTGCGAACCCGTATCTATGAAGAAGAACAAAAATCTCAGTTTGAGTTCCCGGTGGGAAAAGCCGAGACCAAGAGCGATTGCGGGAATTATAAGTTTTCCTTTAAATTAGTCAAATCTCAGGGGAAATCCACTTACGCTCCCGTTTTAGAATGGATAGCAGAAAGAAGGCCTCCTGCAGGTTTAGAACTTTTGACCCTGGAATGGGAACTTCCTTCTCATGGAATCAAAGAAGGAAGGATCTTCCGACATGGATACCAATCCTGGAGTCTCTCCGCTTCCGAAAATTTACAAGACTCGGATATTTCTCCCAAGTTAGGATTTTTACAATTCTCCCAAGAAAATATCTATTCGGAACATGCTGGAGAAGAAGGTAACTGGATCTCAGAAGCCTACGTTATCCTTCTGCCTAAAAACGAAGACTCCAAATTTTTTGCAGGCGCAGTCTCTAAAGGAGAAGAAGGAGTTAAGTTCAAAATTCTTACTTCACCTTCTTCCAAAAAGACTGTTGAACATTTTTTTGACGGAGATATTCGAGTGGTGTATGATTTTCACCGCTTCGAAGATTTTAAGGGGAACAAACTTCCTCTTACTCAGATCCGTGTCTCCAAATTCACAGGCGACGAAGCGATTTTTATAAAAAACTTTTTTGCAGAACTTGCAAAAAATCTAAAGGTCAAACTTCCCGAAACGCAGGTTCCAACAGGTTGGTGTTCTTGGTATCATTATTATACCAAAATTTCGGAGAAAATTATTCTCCAAAATCTAAAAGAACTCAGATCCAAAAACTTAGGCTTAAAAGTTTTTCAAATAGATGACGGTTACCAAGCAGAAATAGGAGATTGGTTGGAAACAAACGATCGTTTTCCGGGTGGAATGGGACTTCTGGCAGAAGCGATCCGTTCCGAAAAATTAATGCCTGGGATCTGGCTTGCTCCTTTCTTAGTGCGTAAAAAATCCAAATTTTTCCAAAAATTCCCGGAAGCAGTTTTGAAAGACAGAGACGGAAATCCAGTCCCTGCGCTTTGGAATCCGAACTGGGGAGTGGATTATACTTATAGTTTGGATGTTACCCACCCTGCTTCTAAAGAATTTTTAGCCACAGTTTTCAAAACCATCGTAAAAGAGTACGGATACAAATACTTAAAATTGGATTTTTTATATTCCGCATTATTACCCGGTTGGACTTATGATCGAAGCGTATCACCTCATACTCGTTATGCGGATGCAATTAAGTTCATCCGAAAAGTTGTCGGAAAAGATATCTTCATCTTAGGTTGCGGAGCTCCCATGCTTCCTTCTATCGGATTATTTGATGCAATGAGAATTTCCTGCGATGTGGCACCTTTTTGGTACAGAGAAAAATCCAGGATCTTAGTAAAAGATAGAAACGGACTCTGTACGGAAAGAGCGTTGATCAACGATATTACCAGAGCCTCTATGCACAGAACACTTTGGCTGAATGATCCGGATTGTCTTCTAGTTCGAAAAAAGAAAAACAGCATGACGGAAGCCCAAACAAAGATTATGGCAAGTATCATGTCCGTTTCCGGAGGAATGTTATTCGTTTCCGACGATCTTTCTTTGGTGAACGAAGATCGTTTGGAATTATTACAAAAAAGTTTAGCGCTCCAATCCAAATGTAGAAGTAAAACTCCTCTACCAGTGGGACTTGGGACTGAATTTTTCCCGAGCGCTCTCTACAATCCTTCCGGTTATTTAGGGATTTGGAATCCAAGCGACGAAAAGAAAGAGATCTCGCTCTCCTTATTCTTCCCTTGGGACAAAAAGAATTCCATAGATTATTGGACAGGAAAAAAGCCGGACTCCTTGGAAATAGATTCCCGTAAAAAAATTCTCAAAATTGAAATGGAACCTTGGTCCACGGTGGTCTTACATTCTGGAAAACTAAGTTGA
- the radA gene encoding DNA repair protein RadA: MKKKISKTFLCQSCGQEFSRWAGKCESCGKWNTIVEESGGDRFSSSPSYKKSAVYKEPVPIDSIPSDDTKRLSSGLAELDLVLGGGLVPGSLILVGGEPGVGKSTLILEISRSMISQGKKILYISGEESAAQVGLRAARMNVLSENLLLSSETYAENISAMVEDVSPDLVFVDSIQTLTREALPNQAGTVTQLRECTQVLLETAKRTGIPILMTGHITKDGAIAGPKVLEHLVDTVLYFEGDKLNYFRLLRAVKNRFGAVGDLAVFEMLESGLKEVKDRQRVFISSLTEGKSGSVISSVLEGSRALSVEVQALVSRTNYSQARRMAEGPDTRRLILLAAVIEKYLGHTLSECDIFGNLAGGLQVDEPALDLAICASILSSYTERPVQPGFAVIGEVGLSGEVRSVGQVSLRLKELKGVGIETVFLPKGNLAELEKIPGMEIVGISALRELEGLFK, translated from the coding sequence TTGAAAAAGAAAATTTCCAAAACCTTTCTTTGCCAATCCTGCGGACAGGAATTTTCCCGTTGGGCAGGTAAATGTGAATCCTGCGGTAAATGGAATACGATCGTAGAAGAATCGGGAGGGGATCGTTTTTCTTCTTCTCCCAGTTATAAAAAATCGGCGGTTTATAAGGAACCCGTTCCTATAGATTCGATTCCTTCCGACGATACAAAACGTCTGAGTTCGGGGCTTGCCGAATTGGATTTGGTTTTAGGCGGGGGACTCGTTCCTGGAAGTTTGATTTTGGTAGGTGGAGAACCTGGGGTAGGTAAGTCCACTCTCATCTTAGAGATTAGCAGAAGTATGATCTCTCAAGGTAAAAAGATTTTATATATATCCGGTGAGGAGTCTGCGGCACAAGTCGGACTCAGGGCCGCAAGGATGAATGTTCTATCAGAGAACCTTCTTCTTTCCTCCGAAACGTACGCGGAGAATATTTCCGCAATGGTCGAGGATGTTTCTCCTGATCTGGTATTCGTGGATTCAATCCAAACGCTTACAAGAGAAGCACTTCCGAACCAAGCGGGAACAGTCACACAACTACGAGAATGTACACAGGTGCTTTTGGAAACCGCAAAGCGGACCGGAATTCCAATCCTAATGACAGGTCATATCACTAAAGATGGTGCGATCGCAGGTCCTAAGGTATTGGAACATTTAGTCGATACGGTACTATATTTCGAAGGGGACAAACTGAATTATTTCAGACTTCTTCGTGCCGTAAAAAACAGATTCGGCGCGGTAGGAGACCTTGCAGTTTTCGAAATGTTGGAATCCGGACTCAAAGAAGTAAAAGACAGACAAAGAGTATTTATCAGTTCACTTACGGAAGGAAAAAGTGGATCGGTCATAAGTTCGGTATTAGAAGGAAGCCGCGCTCTGAGTGTAGAAGTCCAAGCCTTGGTGAGTAGAACCAATTATTCCCAGGCAAGAAGAATGGCAGAAGGTCCCGACACCCGAAGACTCATTCTGCTTGCTGCGGTCATCGAAAAATACTTAGGTCATACATTATCAGAATGTGATATATTTGGAAACTTGGCGGGTGGACTACAAGTCGACGAACCTGCACTCGATCTTGCAATCTGTGCTTCTATACTTTCCAGTTATACGGAAAGACCGGTCCAGCCCGGATTTGCTGTCATTGGAGAAGTAGGACTTTCCGGAGAAGTTCGTTCTGTCGGGCAGGTCTCCCTTCGTTTAAAAGAATTAAAAGGTGTAGGCATCGAAACAGTGTTTCTTCCCAAAGGAAATCTGGCCGAACTCGAAAAAATTCCCGGAATGGAAATTGTAGGAATTAGCGCTCTAAGAGAATTAGAAGGTTTGTTTAAGTGA
- a CDS encoding putative lipoprotein: MKFFHKILGIGFLIFGILLSQNCFLDTISNSISKSSDSLQSLSNAIVSVVSSVSSSSKDEAAEKKGFYRDVENLTAFYLQTGSTRSLEFESDLAELASKNGVTNWKNSNSTYVSIGRGLKKAGVDSEGFKHFAANVNSKPEIVKALERGYLSL, encoded by the coding sequence ATGAAATTTTTTCACAAAATTCTGGGAATAGGTTTTCTAATATTCGGGATCCTACTCTCCCAAAATTGTTTTTTAGATACTATATCAAATTCCATTTCTAAATCTTCGGACTCACTACAAAGTCTTTCCAATGCTATTGTCTCCGTAGTTTCTTCTGTTTCCTCTTCTTCCAAAGACGAAGCAGCAGAAAAGAAAGGATTTTATAGAGATGTGGAAAACCTAACCGCTTTCTATTTACAAACAGGATCCACTCGTTCTTTAGAATTCGAATCGGATCTGGCAGAACTCGCTTCTAAAAACGGAGTGACTAATTGGAAAAATTCAAACAGCACTTATGTTTCCATCGGAAGAGGACTCAAAAAAGCAGGAGTGGATTCGGAAGGTTTTAAACATTTTGCAGCAAACGTAAATTCTAAACCTGAGATCGTAAAAGCTTTGGAAAGAGGCTATCTTTCCCTCTAA
- a CDS encoding LIC10775 family protein: protein MRVSYIIKLLYIILLTALPALASPTFAQDVDPLLRQPWFGDQEKKEELLFNRLQTAFRLSAHYVWKTDSRSRNYRFYKDGRVEMILDRNYKEVFPNRQELDLHYSEAESLQKHANPYSAIRLLKGSMYCYRLRYGKLVPEGYERTAKLLGKFLDQYSHKEKELQRFTDPFGCWTPEVLKIRSSDFAYSLDLPPELTYLFPDEDREFSGEDSDYLWQVHRFYQNFPVEGGPSTWEKEYRKSSEGILFFRPDRIVFTIGTTLHFHPSIFNAQNYYLIWDSLRGINTRTMREWNYLRKKEGDLYRTSFDFVGEDGRKSQIIVLEKFYLRGTRGILFSLAYPSKLEALGTKIWSGFSSSIVVE from the coding sequence GTGCGCGTTTCGTATATTATAAAATTATTATATATAATTCTTTTAACTGCGCTCCCGGCACTCGCCTCGCCTACATTCGCCCAAGATGTGGATCCGCTACTTCGCCAGCCTTGGTTTGGAGATCAGGAAAAAAAGGAAGAACTACTTTTTAACAGACTACAAACTGCGTTTCGTTTAAGCGCTCATTATGTTTGGAAAACGGATTCAAGATCCCGAAATTATCGTTTTTACAAAGACGGAAGAGTGGAGATGATACTGGATCGGAATTATAAGGAAGTATTTCCGAACCGACAAGAATTGGATCTACATTATAGCGAAGCAGAAAGTTTACAAAAACATGCAAATCCTTATTCTGCAATTCGACTCTTAAAAGGTTCCATGTACTGTTATCGATTGAGATACGGAAAATTGGTACCGGAAGGTTATGAAAGAACCGCAAAACTTTTGGGAAAATTTTTGGACCAATATTCTCATAAAGAAAAGGAACTACAGAGATTTACCGATCCATTCGGTTGTTGGACACCGGAAGTTTTAAAGATCAGAAGTTCTGACTTTGCCTATTCATTGGATCTTCCTCCGGAATTAACTTATCTATTTCCGGATGAGGATAGAGAGTTTTCTGGAGAAGATTCGGATTATCTTTGGCAGGTGCATAGATTCTACCAAAACTTTCCTGTGGAAGGAGGACCTTCTACTTGGGAAAAAGAATATAGAAAGAGTAGTGAAGGGATCTTATTTTTTCGACCGGATCGGATCGTATTCACGATAGGCACTACACTTCATTTTCATCCTTCTATATTTAACGCACAAAATTACTATCTTATATGGGATTCACTTCGAGGGATCAACACAAGGACGATGAGAGAATGGAATTATCTTCGCAAAAAAGAAGGAGACCTATATAGAACAAGTTTCGATTTTGTAGGAGAAGACGGACGTAAGAGCCAGATTATCGTTTTGGAAAAATTTTATTTAAGAGGAACCAGGGGGATACTATTCTCTTTGGCTTATCCTAGCAAATTAGAAGCCCTGGGCACCAAAATCTGGAGTGGATTTTCTTCCTCTATCGTCGTAGAATAG